In Treponema vincentii, a single window of DNA contains:
- a CDS encoding leucine-rich repeat domain-containing protein: MDKNGRTNLFLGWAAVLMLAASVLFTACPNATKTPESPTPMPEYTPVAYDKLAEYLANTASTTEINKIEVTGLEAEHLKGDDFGYSPKPSPLGAILQAHPTKKVALKLGGSVSALMDMPFCFYGCKSLVRVTAIPKGVKDMTGCFDSCTSLTQAPVLPESVTKVTGCFDSCTSLTQAPVLPESVTKMTGCFRDCTSLTKAPAIPKGVDDMKSCFASCINLTQAPAIPEGVKDMSYCFQNCTSLTKAPASIPASVENMSQCFENCTSLTEAPASIPASVKDMSQCFQKCTSLTQGPAISEGVEDMKACFWGCTSLTEVPAIPASVTEMSGCFLDCEVLTSVTLKCNYGDGKFVSAFKSCIALGEKSIKVPQAYYGNYTTAKALHSMVVPGTTEAEKKAKFEGLTQLNP, encoded by the coding sequence ATGGATAAAAATGGAAGGACGAACCTGTTTTTAGGCTGGGCAGCGGTGCTGATGCTTGCCGCATCGGTTTTATTTACCGCCTGTCCCAATGCAACAAAGACACCGGAGTCGCCTACACCGATGCCTGAGTACACACCCGTCGCTTACGACAAACTTGCAGAATACCTTGCAAATACTGCTTCAACCACAGAGATAAACAAAATCGAAGTAACCGGTCTTGAGGCAGAGCACTTAAAAGGGGATGATTTCGGATATTCCCCTAAACCGAGTCCGCTCGGAGCAATCCTGCAAGCCCACCCGACTAAAAAGGTTGCACTTAAATTAGGCGGAAGCGTATCAGCTCTTATGGATATGCCCTTCTGCTTTTACGGCTGCAAAAGCCTTGTAAGAGTAACGGCAATACCGAAAGGTGTTAAGGATATGACTGGCTGCTTTGACTCATGTACAAGCCTTACGCAGGCGCCGGTACTGCCGGAAAGCGTTACGAAGGTGACTGGCTGCTTTGACTCATGTACAAGCCTTACGCAGGCGCCGGTACTGCCGGAAAGCGTTACGAAGATGACCGGCTGCTTTCGAGACTGTACAAGCCTTACAAAGGCGCCTGCGATACCGAAAGGCGTTGACGATATGAAAAGTTGCTTTGCCTCATGCATAAATCTTACGCAAGCACCGGCAATACCGGAAGGCGTTAAGGATATGAGCTACTGCTTTCAAAACTGTACAAGTCTTACAAAGGCTCCGGCATCAATACCGGCAAGTGTTGAAAATATGAGTCAATGCTTTGAAAACTGCACAAGTCTTACAGAGGCTCCTGCATCAATACCGGCAAGTGTTAAAGATATGAGCCAATGCTTTCAAAAATGCACAAGTCTTACGCAGGGACCGGCAATATCGGAAGGCGTTGAGGACATGAAAGCCTGCTTTTGGGGCTGCACAAGTCTTACGGAGGTTCCGGCAATACCGGCAAGCGTTACGGAGATGTCAGGCTGCTTTCTCGACTGTGAAGTGCTTACCTCCGTTACGCTTAAATGCAATTATGGTGACGGTAAGTTTGTCAGTGCATTCAAGAGCTGCATTGCCCTCGGCGAAAAGAGCATAAAAGTACCGCAAGCGTATTACGGCAACTACACTACAGCTAAAGCGCTCCATAGTATGGTTGTTCCCGGCACTACCGAAGCCGAAAAAAAAGCAAAGTTTGAAGGGCTGACGCAGCTTAATCCTTAA
- a CDS encoding type II toxin-antitoxin system RelE/ParE family toxin yields the protein MIRSFDDIETEAICKGNKSKKLPMTIQNVARRKLRMIEAAKVVEDLRIPLGNRLEKLVGNLDGFYSIRINDQWRIIFKFENGGAENVRITDYH from the coding sequence ATGATAAGAAGTTTTGATGATATAGAAACAGAAGCAATATGCAAAGGTAATAAAAGTAAAAAGTTACCGATGACAATTCAGAATGTTGCAAGAAGAAAACTTCGAATGATTGAAGCTGCAAAAGTGGTAGAAGATTTAAGGATTCCTCTGGGAAATCGTTTAGAAAAACTTGTTGGGAATTTAGACGGATTTTATTCAATCAGAATAAATGATCAATGGAGAATTATATTTAAGTTTGAAAATGGAGGTGCAGAAAATGTTAGAATCACAGATTATCACTGA